AATTTCTCGGTACCGCCAGCAATAAACAAGAggatttaatgatgaattcaggCGGATCAAGAATAACGATGCGTAATAAGCTACGAAAAACGAAATTTCAGAAGTATTTGTCATGTATAGTATTGTTGAAGGCAAAAGAGGAAGATAACAAGCTAGAAAAACAAGATAGACAAATATAGCATTATAGGCGGACTTCTTTTGTCGGAGTATCTCCCTTGTTTGGGCATTTTGAAGCTGATTTTGGCTGTATATCTGATTCAGATGATATTTGACGACTTTGTATATACGAACATATGCCACGGTTGTCAGAACATACCCTATCAGTAAAATGACTGCAGCTactattttatttcttgtcGGAAGGAAAACGATTATGAAGGCAGTGAAACAACTTATTGACCACAAAGACACCAATGCTATGTTATCACGTTTGGGTGTGATAAGCTTCTGATATCGCAGATGGAGCGAAACAGCGAGAAGTCTATCAAATGCGATGACAATAACATTCAGAAAAGATGCAGTTGCGAGAAGATACCCAAGGTAACTTTGCACACCCAAAACTGTTGGACAGAAGAAGGCTGTGTTGTTTCCACTTGATGCCATCTTCAAGATCGAGGTGCTGATAATAGCGGTCGTAAGCTGGGAACACAGTCCAACtgcaagatcagagaaagccagACTTAGGAACAGCTTTTTCACAGTAGCTGGTATCGTTGAGGCTTTCATTAAGGCGCGAATAACTAAAAGATTTTCAAGAGTCGCCACGACAGaaaatacaaagtttaaaacacaaAAAGCAACCAAGAAGATCTTCTGTGATGAACAAGTTGAACCAAGGAATCAAGCGGACGAGTGCAGAACTGTTCAGTCATGGTTTAACCTGTGAAATTGTAGAgatgaatttttcctttttggtaaaaaattacAATGATTACCCCCTCGGTTGATTTGCTACCTTTCATAAAAGCTATCTGCTGTGTCACGTTATATAGCCGGTTCATTAACTAAAGCTTTAGACTCAATGTTTATAGAGTGtttatgcttcatgttcctttacatattacgaaagttattgatgttggcggagtctcgctttgggtgagctctgtttgctgggacacaaataatcacaaacccattatgggatattttggccacgggagtggccgtttattaaattaaagcatataaagctgggaaaaccagatacataagaacattatcccagcaaaggtgagggcacacccgccacagCCCAGAGCAAGGAACGAGTGAAAGGGCCGCCCCACCCGAGGCCAAAGCAAGACGACCGCCAACAGAAACTACTGGTACCTACAAATCAAAATGTACAATGGAAAAAGGTGTGCGccgcctgatacgaaaacccgAAAAACCACATGggaaaaattgggaacgtatcCCCCAACCAATGCAGTCACACAAaacctctgggggttaaaggtaagaaagataccacattaaaaataaaaaaggtcaatgtgcgagagctgagatgaatatacatgtattataatcATCCAACCGTGTACACCTTACAACAATAGCGTCAACTAGCGCCATAACGGCTCATGTGTGTCCATAGCAATAGGACATTGTATACATTCTTTGTCACTGTCACTCACAGCTTAGTTCCACCAGTTTAGTTCAGTGGAGGTTATGCACGTAAACATATAGAAATAGAATGGTAAGGCTGTTTACGAAGCCCTGCTTACTGAAATGGATCAGTGTAACCAACAGAAATGTACAAGTTTGAATGGCCCTTGCTCACACTGTCATTGAATCTGATACAGATTAAAAAGTGTGAATCACTTAAGTTAACTAacagtttaaaagtgaaaatgaatgagATAACTGTATGGCCCTTGTTCACACAGCCATCATAAATTGCACTTATTCACTAAGCACTGGACACTAGATGGGAATAAAATGGCCTATATATGCAAATGAgttttaagtaacgttttccTAAGTCTTGGATACAGAAGTGGATTGATGTAACCAACAGAAATGGGCTACTGTAGCTAGAATAAAGgaaatggctgcatagcctgtcaGCTCACACAGTCAACTTATAATATCGGCCTCACTAATGCCACATCGATACAAAGCTCAAACGTGTTTAAAAGCTGTAAAGTTAAACCAGGTTGAAATGATTAGAAGTGAAAATTAATCAgtaagatggctgtatggcccctgctaaCACAGTCACCAGGaatttaaatgataacaatTTAGGCTGAATGGTCATAGCTCAGTGACATAATgaaatgatttaatttaaaaaactgtgaTCTGGCTGTATAGCCCCTGCTCCCTTATCAAAAAGCTGAAATAGCTTGTTAATGTAACTGATTAAAAGGAAATCGgtaagatggctgtatggcccctactgtcttgtaatgcgaggaaggaggccttgtgcctcgcttctgtgacctacatgacccgtgacataaatgacactttcgtgacaaatcacccggatgacaggaaaccctcctttgctggtagctggagaaatacaataatgatcagtcacattaagcataaaaccatttatttcttttagaaataaatctcattttcacatgacgtcacggcggccatattggtgtcccaaaacaatgaaacggcggccatgttggtgtcccaaaccagtcctgtggaaGTTGAACTCtcttcttatgcaaacgctttcttttgttccaataaatttgcataaatgctgaccacgtgagtgaTAACACTCTATAGTTAGAGTGCATACTGCAATTCTTATTATTGGTAcaaaattttaaggtttaaaacaCCGAATCGAATTGTAAACAAGGCCAACTGAGAAAACAAGGGGAAGGTTTTACGAcattagttttgaaaacaaaacaattaaacacCGTAATATATAGTCCTTTTTCATCAAGTTCCAGTTTAATACCTCTCTGTCCATAATTGAGATGTGAGTTACTCCGTGCTGAGAGGAACCAGTTGCTTAATTGGAAACGATCAGTATAAAAATAGAACGTTAAAATCATTGTAAAACGTTGAAAGAGCGAGTATTTTCTGTTTATTGATCCGACCAGCAAATGATTTACACATATGAAATAATGGTGGATTTTTGTTTTAAGCAATCTTTgagttaaaaaaatttagcACTTGTTTCTTATTTCAAGGTTTCGTCAGCGTGGCTTTTGAGTCTTCAAAGCCagtaatgtttttaaaaaaggactGGAAACTAATTAGCCTCAACTTAGGACTCACGACGGTGTTATGTAGTCTAAATGGACTAGCGCAGAGCGAGCTCAATAACCTTGCTCGTTTGTAAGGTCTTCCccacaaaatgcaaaaaaatcaGGATTCCAGTGTATAAATATGGAACTGTCTTTCGCACTCGATTGCCCAGAATAAAATGATACGCATCTTGAAAGTGACACGTTCGTCATGTTCTTGTGTCTCCGACATCAGTCAGTGgaatttgaaatgttttttcttggcGAAGATCTAAGACCATTTTGTGCAAGAATTACACTTGTcacatattaaccctttaaattgTAATGTCtatattcaaattctcatttgttgtccctgtACATTTCCTATAATAGTAGTTGGGAGAAGTTGTTAAAGAatctgtgtgatcatgtccataattctcacgACCACTCCGTTTTCTAAAGCATAGGTACTACCATGAGAACTTTGATTCAGATCAATCTTAGGGCTCAAAGGGCTAAGCACAGTTAGAGCATCACATGACAAGATCCTCATAACTTTGTTCCTgtgataaatttgtgaaagttATAACGGTGACCACTTTACTAGTCATGTGTCATTTCCCAATTTCTCAACACCATTTCTAGTTTGTAATAGactattttttttcgttttacatttttcattttcttttggccTAAGGCAAGTCCATTAGTTTTCTTACTAAATTTCGTTTTCCAGACTTCGCAAAGACACTGAAAAGACTGTCAGTTCAAGCTACCCAGATCTTTAATTCCTTCCTTATGACATGTTCTCGTTGATGTGAAATATTTGCTTTACTGTGCTTTTTACGGTTTGGCGAATGTCTGGGTACCGCcaacaataaacaaaaggatttaatgatgaattcaggTAAATCAAGAATATCGACGCAAAATGAGCTAcgagaaatgaaatttcagaGGGGTTTATCGAAGACAATATTGTGCAAggcaaaaagggaaaataacagGCCAAGAAAACTACAGAGACCAATAAACTATTATACGCGGACTTCCTTTGTCGGTGTGCCTCTCTTGTTTGGGCATTTTGCAGCTGATTTTGACTGTATATCTGATTCTGATGATATCTGACAACTTTGTAAATACGAACATTCGCCAAGGTTGTCAGAACATATCCTATAACGGAAATAACCGCACCTGCCATTGTAGTGCCTTTTGGAGTGAAAAATAATGTGAAGGCATAGACGCAACTTGTTAACCATAAAGACAGCAACACTATTGTAACACGTAAGGGCGTGACAAGCTCCTGATAGCGCATATGGAGGGAAATGGCGAGAAGTCTATCGCCTGCGATGACACTAATATTCATGAAAGATGCAGCGGCGAGAAGAGACACAAAATATGAATGCACGATCAAAACTGTTGGACAAAAGAAGGCTAAGTCGTCTCCACTTGATGCCATCTTCAACATCACGGCACTGATAATAGCGGTCATAAGCTGCGGTAACAATCCAACTGTaagatcagagaaagccagACTTAGGAACAGCTTCTTGACGGTAGCTGGTATCGTTGAGTTCTTCATTAAGGCGCGGATGACTAAAAGATTTCCTAGAGTTGCCACGAGGGaaaatacaaagtttaaaatacaGAAACCAAGGGAGGAACTTCTCGTGTGGGAAACCAGTTGAACGAAATAATCCAGAAATCGAGTGTAAGtcaaaatcgttacaaagaaggtcaatttttttcgcttaagctgacatttgaagcgagaaaagtccgtgttttggaaagcatctttttgcaaaacgagaactcattacgcgtgcgagacttcgtggacaagaatTTGCGACTgttaagaatttctcttttaatcagtgccatacaaagagttttgcatttttctcgggaaatttatcttataaaagcaatagaaaacttttttcctgtgtttgcatagcctgatataaacactcgaggcgttgggagaattctcgacagttatgcaaaccttTGACTTCCtgtcgggtttgcataactgtcgagaattctcccaaacctctctcgtgtttatatcaggctatgaaaacacggaaaacgttttctattgcttaaatataggGTCCTTTCCATAAAGTTCCAGTTACCTCTCTGTCCATAATTGACATGTGAGCTGTTGCCTGCTGAGAAGAACCGTTTGTTTAATTGCAAATGTTCGGTATAGAAAATAGATCTTTAGTTTATTCTAAAACGTCAAAAGGGTGAGTTTTTCCTCTAAATTTAACTGTCCAGAGAAGTTTTGAAACATAATAAAATACAGATGGATGTTGTTtagttctattttttatttaaaattttaagcattttgatGCAATGCTTCAGTTTTAAAACGTTTAGCACCTGATTCAGTAGTAGTTGATAAGGTGACGTCCAGTCAGCGAGGCTTTTCAGTCTTGCAAGCCTGTGAGGTTTTAATAAATGGACTGGAGCCTAACATTATGGACTGTTTTCGTCTTCCCTCGTCTCTCTTTGAGATTTGTCTCAAATGTAGACTTGCGACGGTTTTTCTGAATGGAATAGCGCACAGCGAAGGACCTTGCTTATTTGTAGACTCCAATGCCAACTAGTATCTGCGTTCGTCTCTAAAGATCCTCAACATTGCAACTTCCGCTGTAGGCTTAAGACAAGCTGTAGGACGCGTCTTATCGCGTATCCAGATCTCACACGGCCAAGCGAAAGAGAgacttcatttttttaatggaGGTACCATCACGCTTGTAAACGTTAAACTTCTTGAGCCGTAgcaaacacagttttgtccatGAAA
The sequence above is a segment of the Porites lutea chromosome 3, jaPorLute2.1, whole genome shotgun sequence genome. Coding sequences within it:
- the LOC140931492 gene encoding melanocyte-stimulating hormone receptor-like, whose amino-acid sequence is MAEQNCNRYLDYFVKLVSHTRSFSLGFCVLNFGFSLVATLGNLLVIRALMKTSTIPATVKKLFLSLAFSDLAVGLLPQLMTAIISAVMLKMASSGDDLSFFCPTVLIVLLYFQYLLAAASVMNITVIAFDRVLAVSLHLRYPELVTPIRVTIVLVSLWLTSCVYAFTLFFTPKGSLAMAGAVISIIGYVLTTLANKIFLVAFCVLNFVFSVVATLENLLVIRALMKASTIPATVKKLFLSLAFSDLAVGLCSQLTTAIISTSILKMASSGNNTAFFCPTVLGVQSYLGYLLATASFLNVIVIAFDRLLAVSLHLRYQKLITPKRDNIALVSLWSISCFTAFIIVFLPTRNKIVAAVILLIGYVLTTVAYVRIYKVVKYHLNQIYSQNQLQNAQTREILRQKKSAYNAIFVYLVFLACYLPLLPSTILYMTNTSEISFFVAYYASLFLIRLNSSLNPLVYCWRYREIRLCYICIPKLC